A stretch of Brassica napus cultivar Da-Ae chromosome C6, Da-Ae, whole genome shotgun sequence DNA encodes these proteins:
- the LOC106400636 gene encoding GDSL esterase/lipase At1g71250, protein MMRGYAFIIVAVVASVIIQQPELVNGQARVPAMFVLGDSLVDVGNNNFLVASIARANYFPYGIDLNLRPTGRFSNGMNFIDLLAQLLGISSPPPFADPTTSGNRILGGVNFASAAAGILDESGQNYGDRFTMNRQVLNLGTTLSQLRTMMSPQNLTDYLARSLVILVFGSNDYINNYLMPSLYSSSLRYRPPEFANLLLSQYARQLLTLYSLGLRKIYITGVAPLGCIPNQRATSVGPPGRCVDAVNEILGTFNQGIKSIVDQLNQRLPGAIYVYGNTYGAFGDMLNNPAAFGFSVVDRACCGVGRNQGQITCLPMQNPCPNRSQYLFWDAFHPTQTALSVLARRAFYGPPIDAYPVNIQQMTLLH, encoded by the exons atgatgagagGATATGCGTTTATTATAGTTGCAGTGGTGGCGTCTGTTATAATACAGCAGCCTGAGTTGGTGAACGGACAAGCTAGAGTTCCTGCCATGTTTGTGCTCGGAGACTCGCTGGTCGATGTTGGGAACAACAACTTTCTAGTAGCATCCATAGCTAGAGCCAATTACTTCCCTTATGGTATAGACTTGAACTTACGTCCTACTGGCAGGTTTAGTAACGGCATGAACTTCATTGACTTGCTTG CTCAGTTGTTAGGAATCTCATCGCCTCCTCCCTTTGCGGATCCAACCACATCAGGCAACAGAATCCTTGGAGGAGTTAACTTTGCATCTGCAGCTGCTGGCATCCTTGATGAATCAGGCCAAAACTAT GGAGATAGATTCACCATGAACCGGCAAGTGTTGAACCTAGGGACGACCCTAAGCCAGTTAAGAACAATGATGAGTCCCCAAAACTTAACGGATTACTTGGCAAGATCGCTTGTGATTCTCGTTTTTGGAAGCAATGACTATATCAACAACTACCTTATGCCTAGTCTCTACTCCTCCAGCCTCAGATACAGACCGCCTGAGTTCGCTAACTTACTTCTCAGTCAATACGCTAGACAACTTCTT ACTCTATACAGCCTAGGTCTAAGGAAAATATACATAACTGGAGTAGCGCCACTAGGCTGTATACCAAACCAAAGAGCCACAAGCGTTGGACCACCCGGGAGATGCGTTGACGCAGTGAACGAGATACTAGGAACATTTAACCAAGGGATAAAATCAATTGTCGACCAGCTGAACCAAAGGTTACCTGGAGCCATCTATGTATACGGCAACACATATGGCGCCTTTGGTGACATGTTAAACAACCCAGCTGCTTTTG GATTCAGTGTAGTGGACAGGGCTTGTTGTGGGGTTGGGAGGAACCAAGGACAAATCACATGTTTGCCGATGCAGAACCCTTGTCCTAACAGGTCACAGTATCTGTTTTGGGATGCATTTCATCCTACTCAGACTGCTCTCTCTGTTCTGGCTAGACGAGCTTTCTATGGACCACCTATCGACGCATATCCTGTCAATATCCAACAGATGACTCTCCTTCACTAG
- the LOC106399885 gene encoding protein DETOXIFICATION 14 has protein sequence MDSAEKGLLVHGEEEEVNTKDVLLREMGRLSYIAGPMVAVNSSMYFLQVISIMMVGHLGELYLSSTAIAVSFCSVTGFSLVFGLASALETLCGQAYGAKQFEKLGEHTYTGMLALFFVCIPLSVLWSFMAEILSFIGQDPEVSQEAGKFATWLIPALFGYATMQPLVKFFQAQSLILPLMISSVSAVCCHVVLCWSLVFKFGLGSIGAAIAISVSYWLNVVVLGLYMMFSSTCSESRGKISMSVFEGMREFFQFGIPSASMICLEWWSFEFLVMLSGILPNPKLEASVLSVCLSTIFTLYQIPESLGAAASTRVANELGAGSPKKARMAVYTVMVMTGVESVLVGATVFAARNVFGYLFSSEAEVVDYVRSIAPLVSLSVIFDALHAVLSGVARGSGRQDIGAYVNLAAYYLFGIPTAIVLGFKFDMRGKGLWIGITVGSFVQAVLLGLIVSLTNWKQQAKKARERVMGEEFEEEKDNEEERVELIS, from the exons ATGGATTCTGCGGAGAAGGGTTTGCTCGTccacggagaagaagaagaagtcaacACGAAAGATGTGTTACTCCGGGAGATGGGTAGGCTCAGCTACATCGCAGGTCCAATGGTTGCCGTGAACTCGTCCATGTACTTTCTCCAAGTGATATCGATAATGATGGTTGGTCATCTCGGTGAGCTTTACCTATCAAGCACAGCCATAGCCGTTTCTTTCTGCAGCGTCACTGGCTTCAGCCTCGTC TTTGGTTTGGCTAGTGCGTTGGAGACTCTATGTGGTCAAGCCTATGGAGCTAAGCAGTTCGAGAAGCTCGGAGAACATACTTACACAGGGATGTTAGCTCTGTTCTTTGTTTGCATCCCTTTGTCTGTTCTGTGGAGCTTCATGGCTGAGATACTCTCTTTCATCGGACAAGATCCTGAGGTTTCTCAAGAAGCGGGGAAGTTTGCGACTTGGCTCATACCAGCTCTCTTTGGTTACGCGACAATGCAGCCTCTTGTTAAGTTTTTCCAAGCGCAGAGTTTGATTCTGCCGTTGATGATAAGCTCAGTCTCTGCTGTGTGTTGCCATGTTGTTCTCTGCTGGAGTTTGGTTTTCAAGTTCGGGCTTGGAAGCATCGGTGCAGCTATTGCCATCAGCGTTTCTTATTGGTTGAACGTGGTTGTGCTTGGATTGTACATGATGTTTTCTTCAACTTGTAGCGAGAGCCGTGGGAAGATCTCCATGAGTGTGTTTGAAGGAATGAGAGAGTTTTTTCAGTTTGGTATCCCATCTGCATCCATGATTTG CCTGGAGTGGTGGTCATTTGAGTTTCTTGTCATGCTCTCTGGGATCTTACCGAACCCGAAGCTAGAAGCTTCTGTGCTCTCAGTGTG TCTATCAACAATCTTCACCTTGTACCAAATACCAGAGAGTCTAGGCGCCGCAGCAAG TACAAGAGTTGCAAATGAGTTAGGAGCTGGAAGCCCGAAAAAAGCTCGAATGGCGGTGTACACAGTGATGGTCATGACAGGAGTAGAATCAGTACTAGTGGGTGCAACCGTCTTTGCTGCAAGAAACGTATTTGGCTACCTATTCAGCTCTGAAGCCGAAGTTGTGGATTATGTAAGATCAATAGCTCCTCTGGTTTCTTTATCAGTCATATTCGACGCCCTTCACGCAGTTCTTTCTG GTGTGGCAAGAGGATCAGGGAGGCAAGATATTGGAGCATATGTAAACCTTGCTGCGTACTATCTCTTTGGAATACCAACTGCTATTGTTTTAGGTTTTAAGTTTGACATGAGAGGAAAAGGACTCTGGATTGGTATTACAGTTGGGTCATTTGTGCAAGCCGTTCTGCTTGGTCTTATCGTCAGCCTCACCAACTGGAAACAACAG GCCAAAAAggcgagagagagagtgatGGGTGAGGAGTTTGAAGAGGAGAAAGATAATGAAGAAGAACGTGTAGAGCTGATCAGCTAA
- the LOC106397157 gene encoding uncharacterized protein LOC106397157 codes for MKKRTIYSWGAAIVIFVVLMIVTPTIPQSQAYHDFADQRTFFGIPNALNVISNFPFLIIGLIGLVLCFYPDDYFRFSLRGEKLGWTCFFVGVAAVAFGSSYYHLHPDDARLVWDRLPMTIAFTSIMAIFVIERIDEHKGTYSIVPLLLVGLVSILYWRFFDDLRPYALVQFVPCIVIPLMAILLPPMYTHSTYWLWAAGFYLLAKVEEAADKPIYSWTHHIISGHSIKHVCAAMVPVFLTLMLAKRSVQTERISLYKTWKISWTRSRGKGTEEESFECTYTNVAVEEAR; via the exons ATGAAGAAGAGGACGATATACTCATGGGGAGCAGCGATTGTAATCTTCGTGGTTCTGATGATCGTCACTCCCACCATCCCTCAATCTCAGGCCTATCACGATTTCGCCGATCAACGAACCTTCTttg GGATCCCGAATGCGCTCAACGTCATCTCCAACTTCCCTTTCCTCATCATCGGCCTCATCGGCCTCGTCCTCTGCTTTTACCCAGACGATTACTTCAGATTCAG TTTGCGAGGTGAGAAGTTGGGATGGACTTGCTTTTTCGTCGGTGTGGCTGCTGTTGCTTTCGGATCTTCTTACTACCATCTCCACCCTGATGATGCTCGCCTCGTCTGGGATCGCCTTCCT ATGACTATTGCCTTCACGTCCATCATGGCTATATTTGTGATCGAGAGGATTGATGAGCACAAGGGCACTTACTCCATCGTCCCTTTGCTTCTCGTTGGCCTTGTTAGCATTCTCTATTGGAG GTTTTTCGATGATCTACGTCCATATGCTTTAGTCCAGTTTGTTCCCTGCATTGTCATTCCACTTATGGCTATTCTCTTGCCTCCAATGTATACACATTCCACCTATTGGCTATGGGCTGCAG gattctatCTCTTAGCCAAGGTGGAAGAAGCTGCAGATAAGCCTATATATAGCTGGACGCATCATATTATTAGTGGTCATTCTATAAAGCATGTGTGCGCTGCTATGGTCCCTGTCTTCCTTACCCTCATGCTCGCTAAAAGAAGCGTTCAAACCGAGAG GATTAGCTTGTATAAGACATGGAAGATATCATGGACGAGGAGTAGAGGGAAAGGAACAGAGGAAGAGAGCTTCGAGTGTACCTACACCAACGTAGCAGTCGAAGAGGCTCGGTAG
- the LOC106399886 gene encoding 3-ketoacyl-CoA synthase 7 encodes MGPSFPFIDQVLLISQTLMSFPHLLVISACLLVAVFAYHSFRPRCIYLIDFSCYQPPDFLRSPIANFIEHLNLSGIFDRECLDLQQKILERSGIGDDACVPVTVHEIPPHSSLSAAREETHDILFTVVQDLFSKHKIDPKSIDILVSNCSLFCPSPSITSIIINKFGMRSNVKSFSLSGMGCSAGLLSINLVKDLMKIHSGSLALVLSMEAVSPNGYKGKCKSMLIANTIFRMGGAAILLSNRERDKDKAKYKLQHLIRTHLGSDDESYESVMQEVDEEGLVGVALSKQLVKVASKALKINVVELGPRVLPYSEQLKYIISFIKRKWRNHKEKEVYTPNFKKAFEHFCIHAGGRAIIEGVEKHLKLEKEDGEASRTTLYRYGNTSSSSLWYEMQYLEAKGRMKKGDRVWQIGLGSGFKANSAVWKCVSEIDSRDKNAWSDRIHLYPVCGDASG; translated from the coding sequence ATGGGACCGAGTTTTCCTTTCATCGATCAAGTTCTCCTTATCTCCCAGACCTTAATGAGCTTTCCCCACCTCCTGGTAATATCAGCCTGCCTCCTCGTTGCAGTCTTTGCTTACCATTCCTTCAGACCAAGATGTATATACCTCATTGACTTCTCATGTTACCAACCTCCAGACTTCTTACGATCTCCAATCGCCAATTTCATTGAGCATCTTAACCTATCCGGTATATTTGACAGAGAATGCCTTGATCTCCAGCAGAAGATTCTAGAACGGTCAGGGATCGGAGATGACGCGTGCGTCCCTGTCACAGTCCATGAGATTCCACCACACTCTTCTCTCTCAGCAGCTAGAGAAGAAACTCATGACATCCTCTTCACTGTTGTCCAAGACCTTTTCTCAAAGCACAAGATAGATCCAAAGAGCATTGACATCCTTGTCTCTAACTGCAGCCTGTTTTGTCCTTCTCCATCCATAACCTCCATCATCATAAACAAGTTTGGCATGAGGAGCAACGTAAAGAGCTTCAGCTTGAGTGGAATGGGCTGCAGCGCGGGACTTCTATCGATAAACCTGGTCAAAGACCTTATGAAGATCCATAGTGGCTCTTTGGCGTTAGTGTTGAGCATGGAAGCAGTGAGTCCAAATGGTTACAAAGGGAAGTGCAAGTCAATGCTCATCGCTAACACAATCTTCAGAATGGGTGGAGCAGCGATTCTTCTCTCCAACAGAGAGCGAGACAAGGACAAGGCCAAGTATAAACTCCAGCATCTTATCAGAACTCATCTCGGATCAGACGATGAATCATATGAGAGTGTGATGCAGGAGGTTGATGAGGAAGGACTAGTGGGAGTAGCTTTGTCTAAGCAGCTTGTGAAGGTAGCATCAAAGGCCTTGAAGATCAACGTGGTGGAGCTAGGCCCTAGGGTGTTACCTTACTCGGAGCAGCTCAAGTACATAATCTCATTCATCAAAAGAAAATGGAGAAATCACAAGGAGAAGGAAGTGTACACACCTAACTTCAAGAAAGCTTTTGAGCATTTCTGTATACATGCTGGAGGAAGAGCGATAATAGAGGGCGTGGAGAAGCATCTGAAGCTGGagaaagaagatggagaagcGTCAAGGACAACGTTGTACCGTTATGGGAACACATCTTCGTCTTCTTTGTGGTATGAGATGCAGTACTTGGAAGCTAAAGGTAGAATGAAGAAAGGAGATAGAGTATGGCAGATTGGGCTTGGAAGTGGGTTTAAGGCTAATAGTGCTGTCTGGAAATGCGTTTCTGAGATTGATTCAAGAGACAAGAATGCATGGTCCGATAGAATCCATTTGTATCCGGTCTGTGGAGATGCATCAGGTTAG
- the LOC106400638 gene encoding protein OBERON 4: protein MKRLRSSSDLDSYTDNHTNVDGDPPFNSSDRPISASSHRWGRRGPLSPSRYDRDRGDDPAAGFSRSLSRRRSNLDFDGGSRNRRIKDPDVRFGREDRLLHRSESASSRRAFPKGFRSERERPNREASVSSSWRRFGGPGNDFGRDRRGHWDGERERERERERSVKSPSWSRDSSNEQVRVKVDSRNSRSRSKSLASPTWSKDSGSEQSKSVGKKSEEVHGGKSGSEMEEGELEPEPEPQSQPETVSRDTQDPSCATGDQNSERIGSSFQEMKKNADFDDDREMKTAESTMGKESVEKGDNVAEHATESMHTSQNNVNDSSTALASEHEVSDDRNTAVVNEVTDVVDDKEEGYQEEHEVKLEESLYPAVVPEQSQAEELNRVNCSDGDANAAEVESPKRVEENALGNTPFVSDSKNLDVPFDDLHENAVFSERKPEDLTDRDRDEDDNFGGPSTRGFELFSRSPVRKTNKTEQSGVNKSKDEKLLEPLDLSLSLPDVLLPVGGQDTNQPMGSPVRSGSVRSMTDTFRTDSEGFTMSMSFSGSRSFNHNPSCSLNHNIGDNEQSVHSRPIFQGIDWQALSHNDPRYNETTVYQKLMENGNGSVPPQSMKGILIPGQADEEHLRLTDGSSKAVDRVEKQFSFQKTVDVRSAGSLENGSKLHAEKKKAMDFFGGSISGISGINAGGDESFEIVMRYILSDSMHVMTKRFQEMTTRYIASLKEYIRQMMMNKDKNARLGVLQDALQNRTDITLELLTKSHRAQLEILVSLKTGRSDFLELDDSISSAHLAEIYMNMRCKNLSCRVLVPVDECDCKVCSSKDGFCSACMCLLCSNFDMASNTCSWVGCDVCLHWCHTECGIRESYIRNGISASGGRGTTEMQFHCVACNHPSEMFGFVKEVFLNFAREWKSERFCKELEYVSKIFSSSKDFRGKQLRQAVDAMLASLTSKLIDLPEACNKILGFISDCDSSTPGEACAPLRYEQPKPRHERGSPSQDTAWLRSVCSEKPHHQPKRSASIVDGFHIERQGEIFGVETGSKREIPTEPRFEELESIVRMKQAEAAMFQGRADDARREAEGLKRIAIAKKEKIEEEYKRRMGKLSVEEVEERKRRKLEELVAMERGQREFYEMKMRMEEEMRGLLTKMEVTKRTLAL, encoded by the exons atgaaGCGACTAAGATCCAGCAGCGATCTCGATTCATACACCGATAATCACACCAACGTCGACGGAGATCCTCCATTCAACTCCTCCGACCGCCCTATCTCCGCCTCCTCCCACCGCTGGGGTCGCAGAGGGCCCTTATCCCCTTCTCGATACGACCGCGACCGCGGCGACGATCCCGCCGCTGGATTCTCGAGGTCCTTATCCCGAAGGCGATCTAATCTCGACTTCGACGGTGGTAGTAGAAATCGAAGGATTAAAGATCCGGATGTGCGATTCGGCAGAGAAGACAGGCTTCTCCATCGATCTGAGAGCGCTTCTTCGAGGAGGGCGTTTCCGAAGGGGTTTCGCTCCGAGAGAGAGAGGCCCAACAGGGAAGCTAGCGTGTCGTCTTCGTGGAGGAGGTTTGGTGGTCCTGGGAATGATTTTGGGAGAGATAGGAGAGGTCATTGGGATGgcgagagggagagggagagggagagggagaggagTGTTAAGTCTCCTTCTTGGTCGAGAGACTCGAGTAACGAGCAGGTGAGAGTGAAGGTGGATTCGAGGAATTCGAGGTCTAGATCTAAGTCTTTAGCTTCTCCGACGTGGTCTAAAGACTCTGGGAGTGAGCAGTCTAAGAGTGTTGGGAAGAAAAGCGAGGAGGTGCATGGGGGTAAGAGTGGTAGCGAGATGGAGGAAGGAGAGCTGGAGCCTGAGCCTGAGCCACAGTCTCAACCAGAGACCGTATCTAGGGATACTCAAGACCCTTCCTGCGCTACTGGTGATCAAAACAGTGAAAGGATTGGTAGCAGCTTCCAGGAAATGAAGAAAAACGCTGACTTTGATGATGATAGGGAAATGAAAACGGCTGAGAGTACGATGGGTAAGGAAAGTGTTGAGAAAGGGGATAATGTGGCTGAGCATGCGACAGAGAGCATGCATACTTCTCAAAACAATGTGAATGATAGCTCTACAGCTTTGGCTAGTGAACATGAGGTTAGCGATGACAGAAACACTGCTGTTGTCAATGAGGTTACAGATGTGGTCGATGATAAAGAAGAGGGATACCAGGAGGAGCATGAAGTGAAGTTGGAAGAAAGTCTTTATCCTGCTGTTGTTCCTGAACAGTCTCAGGCAGAGGAGCTTAATCGAGTGAATTGTAGTGATGGTGACGCCAACGCAGCAGAAGTTGAATCCCCAAAACGTGTTGAGGAAAATGCTCTAGGGAATACACCGTTTGTATCAGATAGCAAAAATTTGGATGTCCCGTTCGATGATTTACATGAAAATGCTGTCTTTTCTGAAAGAAAGCCTGAGGATCTTACTGACAGGGATAGAGATGAAGATGACAACTTCGGTGGACCAAGTACCAGAGGATTCGAACTGTTTTCCAGGTCTCCCGtcagaaaaacaaataaaactgaGCAGTCAGGTGTCAATAAGTCAAAGGATGAGAAGTTGTTGGAGCCACTGGATCTTTCACTTAGCCTACCAGATGTGCTGTTACCAGTTGGTGGTCAGGATACTAATCAGCCTATGGGTTCACCAGTCCGTTCTGGAAGTGTTCGTTCTATGACAGACACGTTTCGTACTGATTCCGAAGGCTTCACCATGTCTATGTCTTTTTCAGGTTCACGTTCGTTTAATCACAACCCAAGCTGTTCGTTGAATCACAACATTGGAGATAATGAGCAGTCAGTTCATAGCCGGCCTATATTTCAGGGTATAGATTGGCAGGCCCTGTCTCATAATGACCCAAGGTACAACGAGACTACAGTCTATCAGAAACTGATGGAGAATGGAAATGGTTCAGTTCCTCCTCAGTCAATGAAAGGTATTTTAATTCCGGGTCAAGCTGATGAAGAGCATCTTAGATTGACCGATGGGAGCTCAAAGGCTGTAGATAGGGTTGAGAAACAGTTCAGTTTCCAGAAAACTGTTGATGTTAGATCAGCTGGCTCTCTCGAAAATGGTTCTAAGCTCCATGCTGAGAAGAAAAAAGCCATGGACTTTTTTGGTGGCAGCATCTCCGGGATAAGTGGCATTAACGCTGGCGGGGATGAATCTTTTGAGATTGTAATGAGATACATTCTCTCCGATTCGATGCATGTGATGACCAAGAGGTTTCAAGAGATGACCACGCGATACATAGCTAGCTTGAAGGAATACATCCGGCAGATGATGATGAACAAGGATAAGAATGCACGGCTTGGTGTTTTGCAAGATGCTCTGCAGAACAGGACTGATATTACATTGGAACTGCTTACAAAATCGCATCGTGCTCAGTTGGAGATCTTGGTCTCTCTGAAAACTGGACGTTCTGATTTCCTTGAGCTGGACGACAGTATCTCCTCTGCCCACTTAGCTGAGATCTACATGAACATGAGATGTAAAAACCTTTCGTGCAGGGTTTTGGTGCCTGTGGATGAATGTGATTGCAAGGTTTGTTCAAGCAAGGATGGGTTTTGTAGTGCTTGCATGTGTCTTTTGTGCTCAAACTTTGATATGGCATCCAACACCTGTAGCTGGGTTGGGTGTGATGTGTGTCTTCACTGGTGTCACACAGAATGTGGGATACGAGAATCTTACATCCGGAATGGGATCAGCGCTTCTGGTGGCCGAGGAACGACCGAGATGCAGTTCCACTGTGTCGCCTGTAACCATCCCTCGGAGATGTTTGGCTTTGTAAAAGAAGTGTTTCTGAATTTTGCCAGGGAATGGAAATCTGAGCGGTTTTGCAAGGAACTGGAATATGTCAGTAAGATATTTTCATCAAGCAAAGACTTTAGAGGGAAACAGCTTAGACAAGCTGTTGATGCTATGTTAGCAAGTTTGACAAGTAAATTGATAGACCTTCCTGAAGCATGCAATAAGATATTGGGTTTCATTTCAG ACTGTGATTCCTCCACACCTGGCGAAGCTTGTGCGCCGTTGAGATACGAGCAGCCAAAACCAAGGCACGAGAGGGGAAGCCCTAGTCAGGACACGGCATGGCTGAGATCGGTGTGCTCAGAGAAACCGCATCACCAGCCGAAAAGATCAGCAAGTATAGTTGATGGATTCCACATAGAGAGACAAGGCGAAATATTTGGAGTGGAGACGGGTTCGAAAAGGGAAATCCCAACGGAACCTCGTTTTGAAGAACTAGAGAGCATAGTGAGAATGAAGCAAGCAGAGGCAGCGATGTTCCAAGGGAGGGCGGATGATGCAAGAAGAGAAGCAGAGGGGCTGAAGCGAATAGCGATagcgaagaaggagaagatagaAGAAGAGTACAAGAGGAGAATGGGGAAGCTGAGTGTGGAGGAGGTAGaggagaggaagaggaggaagctGGAGGAGTTGGTGGCGATGGAGAGAGGGCAGAGAGAGTTTTACGAGATGAAGATGAGAATGGAGGAAGAGATGAGAGGGCTTCTCACCAAAATGGAAGTGACTAAGCGTACTTTGGCCCTGtaa